From Candidatus Hydrogenedentota bacterium, the proteins below share one genomic window:
- a CDS encoding SDR family oxidoreductase, translating to MRILWMGDNDASPLSVCDCEDKLLCVNGYAAFRTALAGAQVAGQDWVCLIDFDSSGGHAQALALLKHAYPLVPVGLVTRNEDREAAFALLRSRAVDRVVPASDLHENVDFHIESLAEHGRRLRELQSCLAPLRGLTLLVTGATGFLGGHFLRYLLRCGEAQVVALVRGTSRAPFDQRLTHLQDLYPARIRCIQGDVRLPGLGVAPEERDRLSTSVDALWHLAADTRFEDVLREELFRTNLEGTRNVVEFARALSGLRRFYHVSTAYVAGDQCPGSTMPEARLARPASFKNPYEESKFAAECVVAESGLPATIFRPSIILGERVSGLCDGQTVYKVAQLLRLARLSGQRSHAPGEQSFRVVVDPETTKNLVSADDVVYHMLRLAAEGAAPGGYHHLTHPNPTPMADLISVIAGVLNIPEYEAVSTLDGATLSVSEAVLQRISGVFKPYMLNSDPEFHRGCPAAWARPLDHEGLRFLLQSFFEQHYGWEFQPGAATA from the coding sequence ATGCGTATTCTCTGGATGGGCGACAACGATGCCTCGCCGCTTTCGGTCTGTGACTGCGAGGACAAGCTCTTATGTGTCAACGGGTACGCGGCCTTCCGCACGGCCCTGGCGGGTGCTCAAGTCGCCGGGCAGGACTGGGTATGCCTGATCGATTTCGATTCGTCGGGCGGGCATGCGCAGGCACTGGCCCTGTTGAAGCACGCCTACCCCCTCGTGCCTGTGGGTCTGGTGACCCGAAACGAAGACCGCGAAGCCGCCTTTGCGCTCTTGCGCAGTCGTGCGGTGGATCGCGTGGTGCCCGCTTCGGATCTCCATGAGAACGTGGATTTCCACATCGAGTCGCTGGCTGAGCACGGGCGGCGCCTGCGGGAGCTCCAGTCTTGTCTGGCGCCCCTGCGGGGCCTCACCCTGCTGGTGACGGGCGCCACCGGTTTTCTTGGCGGCCATTTCCTGCGCTACCTGCTGCGGTGTGGAGAGGCCCAGGTCGTGGCGCTCGTCCGTGGCACATCCCGGGCGCCCTTTGACCAGCGTCTGACCCACCTTCAGGACCTCTATCCCGCCCGTATACGATGCATCCAGGGCGACGTGCGCCTGCCGGGTCTGGGTGTCGCGCCCGAGGAACGCGACAGGCTATCGACCTCGGTGGACGCCCTCTGGCACCTGGCCGCCGATACCCGCTTCGAAGACGTGTTGCGCGAGGAGCTCTTCCGGACGAATCTGGAGGGCACGCGCAACGTGGTCGAGTTCGCCCGCGCACTCTCGGGACTGCGACGCTTTTACCACGTCAGCACGGCTTACGTGGCGGGTGACCAGTGTCCCGGCAGCACGATGCCGGAAGCCAGACTGGCGCGCCCCGCGAGCTTCAAGAATCCTTACGAGGAGTCAAAATTCGCGGCCGAGTGCGTCGTGGCGGAGTCGGGCCTTCCCGCGACAATCTTTCGCCCCAGCATCATCCTGGGGGAACGGGTATCCGGGCTCTGCGATGGCCAGACGGTCTACAAAGTCGCCCAGCTCCTGCGGCTTGCCCGTCTGAGTGGCCAGCGAAGCCACGCCCCTGGCGAACAAAGCTTTCGCGTGGTGGTCGATCCCGAGACAACGAAGAATCTTGTCTCCGCGGACGACGTGGTGTATCACATGCTTCGCCTTGCGGCGGAAGGGGCCGCGCCGGGTGGCTATCATCACCTGACCCATCCAAATCCAACGCCGATGGCCGACCTGATTTCGGTTATCGCGGGCGTACTGAATATCCCGGAATACGAAGCCGTGTCGACGCTGGACGGTGCGACCTTGTCCGTGTCCGAAGCGGTGCTCCAGCGTATTTCCGGGGTGTTCAAGCCCTACATGCTGAATAGCGATCCGGAGTTTCACCGGGGCTGTCCCGCGGCGTGGGCGCGCCCCCTGGATCACGAGGGGCTGCGCTTTCTGCTCCAGAGTTTTTTTGAGCAACACTACGGCTGGGAGTTTCAGCCGGGTGCGGCGACGGCATAG
- a CDS encoding DUF547 domain-containing protein, protein MLNMILPLAIALAAGGNFDQSHAALDSILKARVSQGLVDYKGLQADRAPLDAYLAQAGAVPMAEFQQWTREEQLALLINVYNAATLQLIIDGYPVDSIKSLGGLVKSPWSREIVQLFGKKISLDTLEHKIIRKNYQEPRIHFAVVCAAMGCPPLRAEAYTGARLEEQLDAQTREFLTTPAKNRVDAEKKTLWLSPIFKWYGDDFETTSKSLAAFVAPYIGAAEGANLDDFAIEYTDYDWSLNEQGKAR, encoded by the coding sequence ATGCTTAACATGATATTGCCCCTTGCGATCGCCCTCGCGGCCGGCGGCAACTTCGATCAGTCTCATGCCGCGCTCGACTCAATACTGAAGGCGCGCGTGTCGCAGGGCCTCGTGGACTATAAGGGCCTTCAGGCCGACAGGGCCCCGCTCGACGCGTACCTGGCCCAGGCCGGCGCGGTACCCATGGCCGAGTTCCAGCAGTGGACGCGGGAAGAGCAACTGGCTTTACTGATCAACGTGTACAACGCCGCGACCCTGCAGCTCATCATCGACGGCTACCCGGTGGACAGCATCAAGTCCCTCGGGGGTCTGGTGAAGAGCCCCTGGTCCAGGGAGATCGTGCAGCTTTTCGGCAAGAAGATTTCCCTGGACACGCTGGAGCACAAGATCATCCGCAAGAACTACCAGGAACCCCGGATTCACTTTGCCGTCGTGTGCGCGGCCATGGGGTGCCCGCCGTTGCGCGCCGAAGCCTACACCGGAGCGCGGCTCGAAGAGCAGCTCGACGCGCAAACCAGGGAATTTCTTACAACCCCCGCCAAGAATCGCGTGGACGCGGAGAAGAAGACCCTCTGGCTCTCGCCCATTTTCAAGTGGTACGGGGACGACTTTGAGACGACGTCCAAGTCTCTGGCGGCTTTCGTCGCGCCGTATATCGGCGCGGCGGAAGGCGCCAATCTGGACGACTTCGCCATCGAGTACACCGATTACGACTGGTCGCTCAACGAGCAGGGTAAGGCGCGCTGA
- a CDS encoding tetratricopeptide repeat protein, which produces MRNAQFMVTLILFVFAVANLPAQEKVPAMADVLAARQAHDEARMESLRTALAEEAGKEKASFQVQWDAAECFRMSTTDLRTKRQASNLEGKDAKALKEQQEVLAAQGLVYGERALTLAKTEAEIAAAHRVVGELYANSITSMVAGFKNGPKARNHMDEAMKRTPDDPECQRAIGIMYLNNPPISGGDVPKAIETFSHCHELKPDNDEYMVMLAMAYQKDKQWEKALEAAEKALALNPANTSAAALRARIAEKKESAE; this is translated from the coding sequence ATGCGCAATGCCCAGTTTATGGTGACCCTGATCCTCTTTGTGTTTGCCGTGGCAAATTTGCCGGCCCAGGAAAAAGTCCCCGCGATGGCCGACGTTCTGGCGGCCCGCCAGGCCCACGACGAGGCCCGGATGGAGTCCCTGCGCACCGCGCTCGCGGAGGAGGCCGGCAAAGAGAAGGCGTCCTTCCAGGTGCAATGGGACGCGGCGGAGTGCTTCCGCATGAGTACCACGGATCTGCGCACAAAGCGCCAGGCCAGCAACCTGGAAGGCAAGGATGCGAAGGCATTAAAGGAGCAGCAGGAAGTCCTGGCGGCGCAGGGACTGGTCTACGGCGAGCGCGCCCTGACGCTGGCCAAGACCGAGGCGGAGATAGCCGCCGCACACCGGGTGGTGGGCGAACTTTACGCCAACAGCATCACCAGCATGGTGGCGGGCTTCAAGAACGGTCCCAAGGCGCGCAACCACATGGACGAGGCCATGAAACGCACACCCGACGATCCCGAGTGCCAGCGCGCCATCGGTATCATGTACTTGAACAACCCACCCATCTCGGGAGGCGACGTGCCGAAGGCGATCGAGACATTTTCTCACTGCCATGAACTGAAACCGGACAATGATGAATATATGGTCATGCTCGCCATGGCCTATCAGAAGGACAAGCAGTGGGAGAAGGCGCTGGAGGCGGCGGAGAAGGCGCTGGCGCTGAATCCGGCCAACACGAGCGCCGCGGCGTTGCGCGCGCGCATCGCGGAGAAGAAGGAGAGCGCGGAATGA
- a CDS encoding ABC transporter substrate-binding protein has product MKSIRIGHSPDPDDAFMFYGFASEQVTIPDHKIEHVLHDIQTLNELAMGRDPLEVTALSVHGYLHVQDRYELLEVGTSVGRNYGPRLIARECKSLEDLRGMRVALPGPYTTATLVARKLIPDMREVHMDFTHIMDAVRKGSVEAGVIIHEGQLTYADEGFKLLADLGVLFSERHDGLPLPLGVNCIRADLSSALKTTVAGAYRRSVEIALKQRSAAVDYSLNFGRGLPKSLADKFVGMYVNEDSLAFNEELQRAMTVLREEYWEAPRAFVRPDAVAATA; this is encoded by the coding sequence ATGAAATCCATCCGCATCGGTCACAGCCCGGATCCCGACGACGCCTTCATGTTCTACGGCTTCGCCTCGGAGCAGGTGACGATCCCCGACCACAAAATCGAGCATGTGCTCCACGACATTCAGACCCTGAACGAGCTGGCCATGGGCCGGGACCCCCTGGAGGTGACCGCCCTGTCGGTGCACGGATACCTCCACGTGCAGGATCGCTACGAGTTGCTCGAAGTGGGCACCAGCGTGGGGCGGAACTATGGTCCCCGGCTGATCGCGCGGGAATGCAAGTCGCTGGAAGATCTGCGCGGCATGCGCGTGGCATTGCCCGGTCCTTACACGACGGCGACACTCGTGGCCCGGAAGCTGATCCCCGACATGCGCGAGGTGCACATGGACTTTACCCACATCATGGATGCGGTGCGCAAGGGCAGTGTGGAAGCCGGTGTCATCATTCACGAAGGCCAGCTCACCTATGCGGATGAAGGCTTCAAGCTGCTGGCGGACCTGGGCGTGCTCTTCTCCGAGCGGCACGACGGACTGCCCCTGCCCCTGGGCGTGAATTGCATCCGCGCGGACCTCAGCAGCGCGCTGAAGACCACGGTGGCCGGCGCCTACCGACGCTCGGTGGAGATCGCCCTGAAGCAGCGCAGCGCGGCGGTGGACTACAGCCTGAATTTCGGGCGCGGCCTGCCGAAGTCCCTGGCCGACAAGTTTGTGGGGATGTACGTGAATGAGGACAGCCTCGCCTTCAATGAGGAGCTGCAGCGCGCCATGACCGTGCTGCGCGAGGAGTACTGGGAAGCGCCCCGGGCCTTCGTCCGGCCCGATGCCGTCGCCGCGACCGCGTGA
- the mqnC gene encoding dehypoxanthine futalosine cyclase — MSTPRLSPEKALNLYRHAAQSDLMARATALRQALHPGRDVTFVVDTNPNYTNVCTTDCTFCSFYRRPGHAEAYAQTPEEIGRGAALAQRQGATTILLQGGHNPELRLDYYLAVIEALRKHAPGMHPHLFSPSEVLHIAEHSGMTARTVLEAFWASGLRTMPGGGAEILVDAVRRKISPKKTRSADWLAVMREAHRVGFKTSATMTYGHVETDEDIIEHLLQIRNLQDETGGFYAFIPWSFKPGGSPLSRVVKEPAAASRYVRVIAMARLFLDNVPHIQASWFGEGWRAGQLALHAGADDFGGLLLEENVLFQARHQVATQLESVLNIISDAGFTPVQRTTTYEKLERYESAPAFDGAYTHLRQTATRCVPAAANA, encoded by the coding sequence ATGTCCACGCCGCGCCTGTCGCCTGAGAAGGCCCTTAACCTCTACCGCCACGCGGCCCAGTCCGATCTCATGGCGCGGGCCACGGCCTTGCGCCAGGCATTGCACCCCGGCCGGGACGTGACCTTTGTGGTGGATACGAATCCGAACTATACGAACGTGTGCACCACGGACTGCACCTTCTGCAGCTTCTATCGTCGCCCCGGTCATGCCGAGGCCTACGCGCAGACGCCCGAGGAGATCGGCCGTGGCGCCGCACTGGCGCAGCGCCAGGGGGCAACAACGATCCTGCTTCAGGGCGGGCATAATCCCGAGTTGCGGCTTGACTACTACCTGGCCGTGATCGAAGCGTTGCGAAAGCATGCGCCGGGGATGCACCCGCACCTCTTCTCGCCGTCCGAAGTGCTTCACATAGCGGAGCACAGCGGCATGACCGCGCGCACAGTGCTCGAAGCTTTCTGGGCGTCGGGACTGCGCACGATGCCGGGCGGTGGCGCGGAAATCCTCGTGGACGCCGTACGGCGCAAGATATCCCCCAAGAAGACCCGCAGTGCGGACTGGCTCGCCGTGATGCGGGAGGCGCACCGGGTTGGCTTCAAGACGAGCGCCACCATGACCTACGGCCACGTGGAAACGGACGAGGACATCATCGAGCATCTGCTTCAGATCCGTAATCTGCAGGATGAGACGGGCGGCTTCTACGCCTTCATTCCGTGGAGCTTCAAGCCGGGCGGATCGCCCCTGAGCCGCGTGGTGAAGGAACCCGCGGCCGCGAGCCGCTACGTCCGCGTGATCGCGATGGCGCGGCTTTTTCTGGACAACGTTCCGCACATCCAGGCCTCCTGGTTTGGCGAAGGTTGGCGCGCGGGTCAGCTCGCGCTCCACGCCGGCGCGGACGATTTTGGGGGCCTGCTCCTGGAGGAGAACGTGCTCTTCCAGGCGCGCCACCAGGTGGCTACCCAGCTCGAATCCGTACTGAACATCATCAGCGATGCCGGTTTCACCCCGGTGCAGCGCACCACCACCTACGAAAAACTTGAACGCTATGAAAGCGCGCCGGCCTTCGACGGCGCGTATACCCACCTTCGACAGACCGCGACCCGCTGCGTGCCTGCGGCCGCCAACGCATAA
- a CDS encoding CofH family radical SAM protein, with translation MLKTLNRIDADEALAMLKTAPLVTLGREAFAAKRARYGDRVTFVHNRHVNPTNLCVYSCKFCDYAAKKGDAHAYELQEADILRDLEDPSISEAHIVGGLWPGWNFNRSLALVSSIRVARPGLWIKAFTAVEIAYFARMERCTTREILVRMREAGVDMVPGGGAEIFSERIHQALYKDKIGGEDWLRIHGEAHEVGLPSNATMLFGHIETDEEIVVHLMRLRELQDRTGGFQSFIPLAYLPGETRLAPRAVSAPRSLRIIALSRLVLDNFPHVKAYWPTIGLETAAAALTFGADDLDGTLGKERIMQMAASDSPAALTRRFMEQIIRDAGQLPAARNGQYELGVMN, from the coding sequence ATGCTGAAAACTTTAAATCGGATTGACGCAGACGAAGCTCTGGCGATGCTGAAGACTGCGCCGCTGGTGACGCTCGGCCGGGAGGCCTTTGCCGCGAAGCGGGCGCGTTACGGCGACCGCGTTACCTTTGTCCACAATAGACACGTAAACCCGACCAACCTCTGCGTTTACTCCTGCAAGTTCTGCGACTATGCGGCGAAGAAGGGGGACGCCCACGCCTACGAACTTCAGGAGGCGGACATTCTGCGTGACCTCGAAGATCCTTCTATTTCAGAGGCCCACATCGTGGGAGGCTTGTGGCCTGGCTGGAACTTCAACCGCTCTCTGGCGCTCGTTTCTTCGATTCGGGTGGCCCGGCCCGGCCTGTGGATAAAGGCCTTTACGGCGGTGGAAATTGCCTACTTTGCCCGCATGGAACGCTGCACCACGCGGGAGATACTGGTGCGCATGCGTGAGGCGGGTGTGGACATGGTCCCCGGCGGTGGCGCTGAAATATTCAGCGAGCGCATCCACCAGGCGCTCTACAAAGACAAGATCGGCGGTGAAGACTGGTTGCGTATTCACGGAGAAGCGCATGAGGTCGGCCTGCCCAGCAACGCCACGATGCTTTTTGGTCACATCGAAACCGATGAGGAGATCGTGGTCCATCTGATGCGCCTGCGCGAGTTGCAAGATCGCACGGGCGGATTTCAGAGTTTTATCCCGCTGGCCTATCTTCCCGGCGAGACCCGGCTGGCACCCCGGGCGGTATCGGCGCCGCGCAGCCTCCGGATTATCGCTCTGTCCCGGCTGGTGCTGGACAATTTTCCCCACGTGAAGGCTTACTGGCCCACGATTGGCCTCGAAACCGCGGCGGCGGCCCTCACCTTTGGCGCGGACGACCTCGACGGCACGCTGGGCAAGGAGCGGATCATGCAAATGGCCGCTTCCGACTCGCCCGCCGCGCTTACGCGCCGCTTCATGGAGCAAATCATCCGGGATGCCGGCCAGTTGCCCGCCGCGCGCAACGGCCAGTACGAACTCGGCGTGATGAACTAA